CAAGGAACACTTTCTCTCCCCCATTCTCCTCACTTCTTAGTACTGATTTAAGAATACAGAAGCTGGAACCATGCAGCAGCTCTGAATAGGAAGCAAGGAACAATATCCCTGGAAGCAAGCTATATTACAAAATTTATCCATGCTTAACAAGCCGTGGCTATAGACTATCAGGAGGATTAAACAGTAGTTCATGGGAAAGCCCTCTTCTCCTGTTGCCAGAGATGAGAAGGAAATTTTACATTTGAAATCTGTTCTGAGTGCAGTATAGTATTGATGGTGGCTTTTAGTCCTGGACTCAGGGGCAAATAAAAGGATAACCTCATTGCCACACCAGGTGTGTGTccagtatgtcctggtaaaatagGAGGATTCCCTGTTCTCTGGTTCCGTGGACACAAGATGGGGATTAACTGTACTGCACCTTGGTCTGCCCCTATTAACACTAAAGTAAAACAGGTACTTCCTGTTCCTGGTGATATGAGCTTCTGAGAGTTGGCTGGTGCTAGGGCAATAGTGGCGTTCTCTGTCACCAGCCCTCTGCTATAGACTCTGCTGCTTGGAGGATACCTGCTGATTTGTTTTTTGCCACACTGATCCAGagcatgatttttttcccttcactacTACTAGCTCCAGGGTATTATTCTTGTCCTcatgcatattttaaagaaagggcATGGTAGCAAAAACCTAGTCTGTTGCTTTGGGAAAGATAGTTTGAACTGGAAAGAAAGGTTTAGGCATCTTTTGTTGGACCAGTGGTAGTTCTCAGTAAAAGTTCTGAAAGCTGGTTTCTCTCTGCCCAGGCTACTTACTTCTACCCTAGGGCACTCAAATTGAGCCTTTCCTCTCTGGCATATCTGTAACTCCTGCTTGGGGCCCTAGaattctgtctttgtgccagagACACGATCCTTGAGTACTGATCACTGAGAAATTATTCCTgagtgctttgttctgtggaGCAAAAACCACAAGTCTTTGAAGGATCTGTGAATACTCTTATAATAATTGGTTTAACAGAAGACACACACATTAGAAACAGTCGAGGAAGAAAGCAAATGCAGTTGTCACATCTATATCGCTGATAACTCTTTTGGTACTTTTTCTCTGTGTaggagtggcagagctgggagtaGAGTCTCATCAAAAGTGAAAGAGGTCTGGAGATCTGAGTGGGGGATACTTTGAAATATGTTCCCAAAGCCCAAACTTGGAGGTGAAAGTCTTGGGAGAAATTCAGGCAACTAAAAGGACAAGGATCCTGCTTCCCTGGACAACCTACTTTCAGGGACTTGGTGTCATTGCTGGGTAGCGCTCTTGACCTCTCCTTGAACTTGCCCCAATAtagagcctctcactgttgtggcctctcccgttgcggagcacagactccagatgtgcaggctcagcagccatggctcacgggcccagccgctccgcggcatgtgggatcttcctggaccggggcacgaacccgtgtcccctgcatcggcaggcggactctcaaccactacgccactagggaagcccgagagCCATCTTTTTCCACTTTGATCTCTTCCATCTTTTACTCTTACACTTAACCTCTGTCCTAATGTCCTTTTTGGGAGCGTCCCTTCCTGtccacctctgcctctctctgtctaCCCTTGCTGTGTTTCCCTTATTTCTGGAGTTGTTTTCAGTGGGAGTGACTCATGGCAGCTTATTTGTCCCTACTGTACTCAACGCTGAGAACCAGTTCTCACTGGAATCACTCTCCAGTGAGCTGCTGTCTTCCAGTTTTAATCCTCTGCTGTCTGTGCCTCTGAAAACTGAGGGTTTGTGGGTCAGATGGTTTGTTAAGATGGATATCACTGGTGCCTACTGTTCTGGTTGTTTGGGTGGTAGCCCTGAGTCCAGATCTGCAAAGGCAGAAACTCACAATCCACGGATGTTCAGAAAGTCAGCCTGTTCCCAAGGCTTCAGGAGAGGCTTCTTCATTCCCTCCTTGCCTACTTCCCTCCTCCAGCCACTGGGTTAGGGTGGCATTGACAGCTCTCCCTCCTGCTCTCAGGATTCTAGTCTCCCCTTGGTATAACACTACTGCTACTACTAATAGGCCTTTCTTATTCCCTAATCACCTAGATCTTCAAGAATGAAGCAAGAGGGCCACCTCCCCTAGATCACTTGCGAATTACCTGCACATAATGTTCTGTTGACATAGGTTTCATCATATTCATTCCCCAAGTTGGGGTAACTCCCTAGCCTTATGCTACCTGCAGGGCATGAATGCTGATGACAATGATAACATCTAGATTTGTAAAGTACTGTGTGCCAGACCACATTCCAAGCAGTTTTACATATgtaaactcatttaattcttacaaccctaggacatattatttcctttttacctatgaagaagctgaggcacagagagattaaataaccttCCCAAAGCAAGTGAATAGGTGAGTTAGTATCAGAGCTCAGGTAGTCTGCCTCCAGATCTGTGCTCTTTGTACCACCTTGATAAGGGACTGGATGACTGAAGAGTAGAGAGCTTTGTTGTCGAGGACGTCGTTCAGCCTAGTTTAGATGGCAGAGAGGGCCAAGCTTCCCTTAGCTGAGCCCAGGTATATCTACTTGGTCCCGCATAGCCCACACAAGTAAGACCTAGACCCTCTGTGGTCCCCCATATCTCTAGGGGACCACCAGCTCTGGCTTTACCTGATTGTGCTGCTAGACTCCTCCCAGAATTCTATCAGTGGCTTGATCACATCCAGCTGCCTCCCCTGGTGCTCCAAGGAACATAGGGGCAGGCCATCTGGAATTAAAGGTGGTTTGAAGTGAAATGGCTAGAGAAATGGGGCACAGAACTTGGCAGGTAGGGCTGATACTCATGcccagaaaaggaagaagggTCAACAGACTCCTATTAGGGTATAAAGGTGAAGAGATGTGGGCATCATGAAATGAAACCAAACTTTTCTGTAACTCCTGGGAGGGCTCCAGGTGTCACTTATTCCCCAAGCCAGTTCTCAACGGGAGGATGTACTGCCCTCTAGGGGATGTTTTGGAAGTCCATGGGGGTGTTTTTTTGGTTGTCATGATATgtaggggtgtggggtggggttgggggaaggtTTCCTGGTATTGAGAGTTCAGGGGTGAAAGATGCTAACCATACTGCAATGACCAGAATAGTGCTGCACAAAATAAAATTGTCCCACATCCcacatgtcttttaaaaataccattgtGTATTCGTGTGAAAAACCTGTTATAATCTGAGGGTACCTGGAACCCaacttcattttacatatgaacacAAAGTACTTTTTGCACCATTTAAACACTGAATTTTCAGAAATGCAACTAATATGTAGGTTGAAGGAACTTATAATTTGTTttgttcagaactttttcatGAGTTGCTTACCGTTTCAGAAATCCATGTCGTCAGTGACAATACTGCTTATGGTATTTGAGTCACTGATACATATGCCCCTACCAGTTTGCATTTGTTGCTGTGTATTTACAGTGATTCTATGTGTAGATTCAAGTCTCTACTGTGTTATATGCTTCCAGTGTAGTTATGCCTGTACATTACATATTAAAATACCgacaattttattataaattaatcttttattttacctttataatATGGTTAGAGTATTATATTTACTTTGTGAAATTATGTTTATAGTTTATATTACATATGAATATCATTCCTGGATAGTAAAATGGGCACTGTGTCTGAGGGGTTTGGGAACTGTTGCCCTAAGCTTTTGGAAAGCCATGTCCAGCACTAGCCTGAAGATTCAGGAATTCATCtttcccctgcctccacccctttttTCTCTAAAAGAGTCCCCCAAACCTTACTGCCAAGCTGTAAGTCTTTACCATGAGCTGGACACTCAGAGAGGGACCACAGGATAAATAGAGGGGACTCAGCTGGAAGCCACACTTAATGCCTAGAAAGGAAAGCCTTTGAAGAACAAAAAGATCATGTCTGTGTTGTGATGATATCTGAATTGTGAAGCAGACAGTAGTAGACGGAGATCTGACCTGTGGGCAAGTTAGGCCTTCCTGCCTGAGTGCATATGGGGGAGAGGTTCCCCACTTGCTTCAActgaacagaggaaaaaaagggaggaaggggatgACTAGGAACTAACATGGATGGGGCTTCTACTCTATGCCAAGTACTTAGTGACATGGTTTACATATAttctcaatttcttcttttaagtaCACCATAGGATAGATATCGACTTAACAAAACTCAAGGTTCCACAGTCACGTGATTTGTCCCAGGTCACAGAGAGTTTCAACAGGAATTAAAGCAGGACTGGTTTGATCCGTGTTTTAAGTTGCCAAAAACAGGGGTGAGTTCCTTCTTTAGACCATTCCTAATTTTTGGTTCTTTTAGAATAagcaaagagggacttccctggtggtgcagtggttaagaatccacctgccagtgcaggggacacgggtttgagccctggtccgggaagatcccacgtgctgcggagcaactaagcccgagtgccacgactgctgagcctgcactctgaagcctgcaagccacaactactgaagcccacgcgcctagagcctgtgctccacaacaagagaagccaccgcaatgagaaacccgtgcaccacaatgaggagaagccactgctcaccactagagaaagcccgcgcacagcaacgaagacccactgcagccataaataaataaataatttttaaaatgctttaaacaaacaaaaaaaatcttctagATGACTCCAAAGCTGAGTGCCTGTCAACAGCAGAGACCAACACTGAGTCCCTAATATGTACTACTCCCTGGGGGGACCAGCCAGACACTTGATGTCAAGTTAATTACAttggatttctttcatcatgGAGGGGGCATAGATTTGTCCTCACTGGAATAGACGTTTGGGGCATGAATCTGCCTTCTTTGCTCATAATGCTGCTTCCAGCACCAACACTGGGGGAATTCACAGAATGCCTATTCATAGTTATGGCATTCCCCATAGCATTATGTCTAATCAAGGAACTTATTTCATAGCAAAGGAAGTTTAGTAATGGGCTTGTGCTCATGGAATTAAGTGGTCTTACCATGTACCCCATCATCTGAAAGCAGAAGCTTATTTGAAACATGgaatggtttactgaatattcacagcagcaatTGGGAGACAATACCCTGAAAGAATGAAGTTCTGGCTTACAAGATGCAATATATGCTTTGAATCAGAGACCATTACATGGTGTTTTCTCCTCCATGGTCAGAATACAATGGTTCCAGAGTCAAGGTGTAAAAGTGGGGGTGGCTTTTTCACTATTACACCTAATAACCAACTCACAGAATTTGTGTTTCTCCTGGCAACTTTGAGCTCTACTGGTTTGGAGGACTCAGTCTCCAAAAGGAGAATGGTTCTACCATTAGACACAATGGTTCCATTGAATTAGAAGAGGAGACTGCCACCTGGTCATTTTGGGCTCTATACATCACTGAAccaagaggcaaaaaaaaaaaaaaagattacttggCTGGCTGGTGTGATTTATCCTGATGACCTAGGGGAAGTTGGGATGCTGCTACACAATGGGAGCAAGGAGAGCTATTTCTGGAACCCAGGAGATTCTCTGGGGCACCACTTAGTACTTCCCTGCCTAATAGTAAATGTTAACatagcaaccaaaaaaaaaaaaaaaagacaggacagACCTTGAGTCAGAAATGGAAGTTTGGATCACTCTACCAGGTAAAGAACCCTGACTATCTGAAGTTCTGACTGAAGACATAGGAAATATGGAATGAATAGTTGAAGCAGTTCATAGATATTAATTATGGCTTCTTGACCAATTACAGAAATGAGGACTGTGGTAACTTGGCatattttctgtttgcttgttttagatATGTGTTTGTCTAAGTTAACCATTTTATtcatctctccctttcttcccatttttacGTTATTATACTAGTTGTTGGAAGTGAACTTCACAATTTAATCTTTAGGTAACGAAAAATTCAGTGGAACTCTGGGTTTAAGGAGTAGCTAATATAGCCAGAGAGGGACATGATGACTGGTGGCCTGTTTGAGGAACTGTGAAAAGCTCTGTGTTGTACTCTGACTTTACCTCCCTTCTGCAACTTCACTCCCACACATAAATATTTGTCCAATTTCTTAGATGTTTTAAGGCAGAGCAGCAAATTCATGTTAAGGGTGGTTGGGCAGGTAAAGAAATGAGAGTAGTGAGAATTCAGGCCCTATCTAGaggaaaaaaactatattcaGTTCAAGATGATTGTTGCCCTGTGACGCTCAAATGTAGCcttaatttaaataaacaaacacacttCATGTGGGACAAACAAAAGATGTCTTCCTGGTTGTTTCAATCTCTACTTTAAAATTAAGTCATGCAGTTTTcaaataagtaggaaaaaaacCATTAGTGTGTTTCAAGGAAGCCAAGAGATAAAGTGTTATCAGAAAGAGGAAGTGGCCATTAATGTTAAATGCTGCTGAAAGGGTGAGGAGGACTGAAAAATGACCATCGAATTTGGTGAAATGGACATCATTAATGCCCTTGGACAGGAGCAGTTTCAGTAGAGTGATGGGGACAGTGTGTTGAAGGGAGAATGGGAGGTAGGAGATAGTGCCCTAGACTTGTTCAAGAAGTTTTGCTATAGAGGGAAGCAGAGAAATGGGACAGTAGCTGAAGATGCGAATAAGGGTGATATTAGATTGTTATGTGTAGGAAGAtatttcatttgtgttgtatttttctCCATAATTACTAAGTGtcttttggtttcatttataatatattctGCCATTAAAGAGATTCAAGATTTTATGTACTTCCTTTAAGATTTCTGGACTTCCTGTCTTGTTTAAAGGCCTTTTccatttgaggattaaatgaatatgCTTATTTCCTCAGatacttgtattttatttcttaatatttagattttatttttatatatggcatGAGATAAAGATCTTTACCTTGTTTTCTTCTATACATATGTCAATTGCACCAATACATTTTGCTAAATAATCCACTAATTTACCACTGAACtggaatgttatttttataagaaaatatgttcCCACACTTATTTGCATTTCTGGACTCTGTATTCTGGTCTACTGATAAAGACTCTTTAGCTTAGATATTCCCAACTTCATTGAGTTGTGACTAAGCTTCCTCTCCCAATATAGACtctattaacttttattttccaatttaaaaaactgtggtaaaatataattaacataaaatttacctcttaacttttttttttttttttttttttttgagttatgtgggcctctcactgttgtggcctctcccattgcggagcacaggctcagcggccatggctcacgggcctagccgctccgcggtatgtggtaTCTTTCCagatgggggcacgaacctgtgtcccctgcatcggcaggcggactctcaaccactgcgccaccagggaagccccctcttaaccattttaaattgtATAGTTCAGTGGTACTAAGTACATTCATAATGTTTTGCAACATCACCATTATCCATCTCCATAActcttcatcttgtaaaactgagaCTCTATCCCAATTAAACAATAACTGCCCATTCTCCCATTTCCCCAGTggctggcaaccaccattctacattctgtctctatgattgtgactactctaagtacctcatataagtggaatcacagtatttgtctttttatgcctggcttatttcacttagcataatgttctcaattcattcatgttgtagcatatgttacaattttctttctttttacagctgaataataccccattgtatgtatagatataccatattttcttatcCAGTCATCAATTGTCCAGGAacctttgggttgcttccacatatcagctattgtgaataatgttgctatgaacatgggtgtactaATATAttttcaagaccctgcttttaatttttttggatatatacccagaaatggaactgctgtatcatatggtaattttatatttaatttttttgaggaacctccatactttccacaggggctgtaccattttacattcccaccaacagtgcacaagggttccaacttCTCTAACCCTTGTCaacactttgttttgttttgtttttgatagtagctatcctaatgggtatgaggtggtatctcattgttgttttcatttgtatttaccTAATGGAATCTATCagcttttatattaaaatgaatttgggttaatttttcttttaagagaagTGGAAGACAGCCCTTGAAATAAATGGAAGCACTCTGGGTTTTGGCAAAGCTGCTGTTAAAAATCTTATCTTTAACCCCTTAACAAGATGAAGAAATGACTTATGAGAATCTTGGGTTTTTTCCTATCAGTAACCGCCCagggaaaaagatatatatgtttttccaTAATTATTTAAGGATTCCAGGATATTAATGGTGTACCATTAGCATACCAACAAACCAGCTAATGAGCTATTAATATTATACCTTAAATGCACCAACAAGACAAAGTTGTGTGTGCATGAGTTTGTTGTGTGTGCAATGAGATTAGTGCTAGTTTGTAAAGTGTAATCCTTTAGGCAAGATTGAGAAACATCTTTAAAGGACTGATCCTTAATATCTTAGTTGTATATCAATTTATAGTTTACAAACGTTTCCATACACAGGATGGAAACATGTGATTCTTACAAAAATCCTGGGAATTCAGTAGGGCAGGTATCATTATCTCAGTTGTTTACAAATGCAGAAACAGGCTTACCTAAGCCAAGTGACTAACCCTGGGTCAGCTTGTGAGTggctggaatatttttaaaatatagatcttGGTGAAGAAGCAATCTGTTATAACCCATGTAAACGCAAAGCCTGACACACAGCTTAGCACATAGTACAAACTCTGTGTACTATAGTACAAACTcactgaatatttgttgaatgtatgaATGTGTCTTATGAGCCTATTTCAGAGTTCTTTCCATGATACTATGTAACCCCATGCCATGAGATCAAATTCTTAACAAGTGAAACCTGTTGGGGAGAAGAAGGAGTTGGGGAGGAGAGGGATTGGGGAAGGTGGGAGGTTGGGGATGGGATAAGGGGCAGGGATTATTCCCAGAAGAATGAGGAAATTGGAGATGGAGGCAGCAGCTTCTGGAAATGTCAgtgtttattaaacatttaaggaGATTTGGGGGTTTGAGAAGAAATATACAGAATGTAGAAAAATCCTAAGAATCCCCTGTGGCTAGGAGTGCagcctcttccctttcccccctgtttcccatttgtttttcctgctttttctttggTTATTTAAAAGCTATTTCTTAAGGCTCATTTGTCCCCTCCTCAACCCCCTCACCTATGAAGATTCtttgtctctccctctcctttcccgtGACCTTGAGTCCCAGAACAGTGGTCCAAAGTGGTCAGGGGGCACCATTCCTGTAGCTGAGGTTTGAGGATCAGGGGCCCCTCTGCTTGGGCTGGCTCTCCGTTAAGGACTTAATGGGGGGTGGGCAATTGCCAAAGCCACATGACGTCATTGGTACTCAGTCATGGGGGGAGGGTAGAGCATGGGCACAGatcagataaacaaacaaacgaacaaacaagaatggattaaaaaataaaaaataactaacaACCTAAATAAAACCTGAAGGAGAATCTGATCTGGGTGACCTGGGTGTTAGCTGGGAGGGCAGAGTCTGGAGCTGGGCCACctgatggaggggagggagggtcagAGAGAAGAGGTTCAGAGGGACAGGCTAGGTGGTGCAGGGGATGGGGATATCAGGTGGCCTGGAGTTGAGGCAGGGCGTAGCAAGGTCCCTTTCTTCTCAGCGCCAGAGGAATGGGCACCAAACACACAGTCCCTGGGACAGGTGAAGCGTAGGATGGAGCCCTGGGCTTCCAGAAAGCCAGGGGGTGAAGGTGGGGGAGAATATGAAGTGCCTGGGGAATGAATTTTGGAATGAAACTTACATCTCAAAGGGAagtgagggcagggcagggctggggagctaaggaggaaagcaccTAGACGGGGGATAAAGGAGCCTAGGTCCCCCTTTTCTGGCAGGGccttggtggggggtggggtgatcACTTTTCTGAGTCCAGGCCCATCATGTTCTTGAGGGCGTTCTTGAGGCTGGTTCTGCTGGGGGACTTGACAGCAGGCCGGAGCTCCGAGCTCTGCTCATCCTTTCGTAGCTCCATCTCTATGACCACCATCTGAGAGCCTTTGGAAGCCTCCGCCCCTGACCCCTTACCCCCCGCCCGGCCCGCTAACCGCTATTTCTTATCCTTGCGAGACTCCCCCAACCCTTTAGTCTTCTTCTCACTGGCAGCTTTGGTGCTTCTGCTGTGGTCCAGCATGGCATACAGCACTGGTGTCTGTGGGGAGGAGTGCACGCATCAGTCACCGGTCTGGTGGGGCTTGCCtgttcccatcctgcccctgACTGCTACCCGGAGGCACCCCAAGTCCCGCTAACCTGCCGGCCGCGCTTCGACGAGTCCTTCGCAGACTTGTGCAATTTCCCCTTCTCCATGGCACTGCAGGGAAACGGGGTGCTATGGATTTGGCCCCTGTCGCAGAGGGGTCAAGGCTTCCTTTTCCCTTTGGCCCTCCCACCCATTGGGTTAGGCTCCGCCCAGATGGGGAGTAGTGGGTTGGGGAAGGGGAGTCGGCTCCGCCCCTTACCTGAGTCTCCTCTGCAGGGCCGCCTGCCTGCGTAGCCAGCAGTACCGAATCAGGtagaaaagcagcagcagcaatagaACCACCCCCAAAACACCCCCGATCACGGCTCCCAGCACCACCCCGTACCGAGTCGGCACTAGAAGGGGAAGGACAAGAAATGGGGGAATGAGCAGGGACAAATATCTTTGGTTCCTAGCCCCACACCTATTCCCTACGGCTCGGGTTGTAAGACATCCCAAGCAAGGCTGCCTTCTGCCCTCTCTCCCAGAGCCTGAGGGGCATTAGTCCCGGCATTTcgcccttcccccagcctctcaGGGAGACCCCATCCCCTCTCTGAACTCCCTCCCATACCCACATCCCACTTCCTCTCACACCTTTTTCAAAGACATAGAGCGTGACCTGAGAGGTCTTGCCCActatgtctggtgggtttttgacGTCACAGGTGAAAGTGCCGTTGTCACTATAGTCCAGGTTGTGTATGACAATGGAGCCATCCTTCCAGAGAGGGTCCCCTACCCACTGAATGCGCTCTTTGAAGGTCCCCACCTCATCGATGTAGGGCTGTCCCTTGGCATAGTGGAAGATCTATGAGGAATGAGGGGAAGCATGTATTTCTAGCTTCAGGGTAAGGGATTCTGGGCTGGTGAGGGTAATGCTGGGGAGGGGGTTCAGCCCTAGTCAGGGTGACAAAGATTGCCACTTACCTTGCCAAAGATGGGGTTATGGCTCATAAAGGATTTCCCCTTCCTTAGCCCAAGTTCTCTTTTCTGTGGTTCTTTGAAGCACCCTTTCTGTTATGCAATCTCAGGATTCCCCCCAGGCACTCACCGAGATGGCATCGCGGCCTCCTTCTGGCTGGTAGCGCCAGGTGAAGGAGATGTCATCTGAGACCCACTCACTGGACCAGAAGGAGCAGTGCAGGGTCACCCGGGAGCCCACAGCACCGTGGACCTCCTTGTCCGTGTAAACCACAAtggcctgggctggggagagCACTGCAAACATAGAGGGGGAATCAGATGCACATGTGGGCCCAAAAAGGGACATAGAGGGAGTGAGATCAATAGGAAGTCAAGCCTGAGTCAGAGGCCATAGCAAAGACTGGGACAGAAATGACGAATTCTGAGGTCCAGGTCTCTCTCGCCTAGTTGAATAGATGAGTGAAAATGCTGTGTTGGTTCAAGCTCTTCAGCATGTTCATAGAGGAAATGAAATCAGCAGTACCAGAATTCTCCTGAGGACTTCCAAGTTGAATTCTGTCTCCAAGTCTAACTTTCCCTTTGGATGAGTATCTAATTCTTAAGCTATCCCTTAGATGCAggctttacaatttttaaaacttattataaattatacagGTAGCACGTAGTGCATTCTTCTTATAACTATTCAAGAAATAGAGATAAAGGGAGCTAAAGTCTCTCTTGACCAATTCCTTTCCTGTAGTCCCCTCCCAGATATTACCAATGTTATCAGTTTAATGTGTAACCATTTTCTGTGTCAGACTCAATATAAACTCACGATACACATGTACTTAAAAGAAATAGTTTCTTTCTGTgaagctttcttctctttttttttaaacatacattgCATTatagtctactttttttttttttgcttaagaatatatgtataaaaagaatatatgtatctgTTGGGAGTGTTCCACTTTGATGCATACAgatcaatattatttttaacagctacATTGTATTTCACAGTACAGCAAACTCAAATTCCTTGCAGAAAAATGGAAGATAACTAGAGAATGTAAGTCTTCTTCCCTGACCCAGCTGTCTTCATTGCTGAATCCCTGATTGCCATACAGCTGCTCTTGATTGGGGCGTCACAGAGGGAAGGACCTCATATCCCTCTCAGGGGAAACTGGATTCAGAAAAGGACCCCCAAGCCCAAAGCTCAGATGACTCTGCATTTGAGCCCCTTGTGGTTCTGGTTTGACCCTCCTCACCCTCCTCTTGGCCATTTTGGCCCAGTGCCACTCCCAAGACTCACCCACACAAGGCCATTCCAGGGAGATTATGTGTGTGGGCTGGCCCTGGCTGGGGGCAACTGTAGACCCTTTTGTTCTatgggagggggaggaagcaaccaaataaatagagACCCATTGTCTGACCACCGACCAATGTTGGGGGCtcatgcctcccctcccctcaccaccccccGCACAGCTGCCCATGGTGCATAGTCCCAAATCTCCCACCTCAGCATGCAATACCAGTGACTCACCTCCTGGGACTCAGCCTTAGA
This genomic stretch from Kogia breviceps isolate mKogBre1 chromosome 1, mKogBre1 haplotype 1, whole genome shotgun sequence harbors:
- the MPZ gene encoding LOW QUALITY PROTEIN: myelin protein P0 (The sequence of the model RefSeq protein was modified relative to this genomic sequence to represent the inferred CDS: substituted 1 base at 1 genomic stop codon); its protein translation is MAPGAPPSNPSCILAVLLFSSLVLSPAQAIVVYTDKEVHGAVGSRVTLHCSFWSSEWVSDDISFTWRYQPEGGRDAISIFHYAKGQPYIDEVGTFKERIQWVGDPLWKDGSIVIHNLDYSDNGTFTCDVKNPPDIVGKTSQVTLYVFEKVPTRYGVVLGAVIGGVLGVVLLLLLLFYLIRYCWLRRQAALQRRLSAMEKGKLHKSAKDSSKRGRQTPVLYAMLDHSRSTKAASEKKTKGLGESRKDKKXRLAGRAGGKGSGAEASKGSQMVVIEMELRKDEQSSELRPAVKSPSRTSLKNALKNMMGLDSEK